One Brassica oleracea var. oleracea cultivar TO1000 chromosome C7, BOL, whole genome shotgun sequence genomic window carries:
- the LOC106304458 gene encoding protein transport protein Sec61 subunit gamma-1 — protein MDAIDSVVDPLRDFAKDSIRLVKRCHKPDRKEFTKVAVRTAIGFVVMGFVGFFVKLIFIPINNIIVGAT, from the exons ATGGACGCCATCGATTCCGTCGTCGATCCACTTAGAGACTTCGCAAAGGACAGCATTCGTCTCGTTAAGCGTTGTCACAAACCAGATCGCAAAG AATTCACGAAAGTGGCGGTCCGTACAGCGATAGGTTTTGTAGTAATGGGGTTCGTGGGATTCTTTGTGAAGCTCATCTTTATTCCAATCAACAACATCATCGTCGGTGCTACTTAA
- the LOC106303749 gene encoding 60S ribosomal protein L7a-2-like, whose product MAPKKGVKAVTKKKPEKVTNPLFERRPKQFGIGGALPPKKDLTRYIKWPKSIRLQRQKRILKQRLKVPPALHQFTKTLDKNLATSLLKILLKYRPEDKAAKKERLLKKAQAEAEGKPAESKKPIAVKYGLNHVTYLIEQNKAQLVVIAHDVDPIELVVWLPALCRKMEVPYCIIKGKSRLGAIVHQKTAACLCLTTVKNEDKMEFSKVLEAIKANFNDKYEENRKKWGGGIMGSKSQAKTKAKERVLAKEAAQRMN is encoded by the exons ATG GCCCCAAAGAAAGGAGTCAAAGCGGTTACCAAGAAGAAGCCG GAGAAAGTAACAAACCCACTTTTTGAAAGGCGTCCAAAGCAATTTGGAATCGGAGGAGCATTGCCACCGAAGAAGGATCTCACCAGATACATCAAATGGCCAAAGTCCATCCGCCTCCAGAGGCAGAAGCGTATTCTTAAGCAGAGGCTTAAGGTCCCACCTGCACTCCACCAGTTCACTAAGACCCTTGACAAGAACTTAG CAACTTCTCTCTTGAAGATTCTCCTCAAGTACAGGCCTGAGGACAAAGCAGCCAAGAAGGAGCGTCTTCTCAAGAAGGCTCAGGCCGAGGCTGAGGGAAAGCCTGCTGAATCGAAGAAGCCTATTGCTGTGAAGTATGGTCTTAACCATGTTACATACCTCATTGAGCAG AACAAGGCACAGTTGGTGGTGATTGCTCATGATGTGGACCCCATTGAGTTGGTTGTCTGGTTGCCTGCACTGTGCAGGAAAATGGAGGTTCCTTACTGCATTATCAAGGGGAAGTCACGATTGGGAGCG ATTGTCCACCAGAAAACAGCAGCTTGCTTGTGTTTGACAACGGTGAAGAACGAGGACAAGATGGAGTTCAGTAAAGTCCTTGAGGCTATTAAG GCAAACTTTAATGACAAATATGAAGAGAACCGGAAGAAGTGGGGAGGAGGGATAATGGGATCCAAATCACAGGCCAAGACTAAGGCTAAAGAGAGAGTTCTAGCCAAGGAAGCTGCTCAGAGGATGAATTAA
- the LOC106304128 gene encoding HVA22-like protein d encodes MTKFWTLLTALHTGAGPVVMLVYPLYASVVAMETATKVDDEQWLSYWIIYSFLTLTELILQSLLEWIPIWYSVKLVFVAWLVLPQFHGAAFIYNRLVREHFKKHGVFPQHQSKPTKPKILHSISPTGRDTRLTLTDARTNKIKEKRSE; translated from the exons ATGACCAAGTTTTGGACTTTGCTCACTGCTCTTCATACAGGCGCTGG GCCTGTGGTGATGTTGGTGTATCCATT GTACGCATCGGTGGTAGCGATGGAGACCGCAACGAAAGTAGACGATGAACAGTGGTTATCCTACTGGATCATATACTCGTTCCTAACACTCACGGAGCTGATTCTGCAATCGCTTCTTGAGTGGATTCCTATTTGGTACTCAGTCAAACTTGTGTTTGTAGCTTGGTTGGTTCTGCCTCAGTTCCATGGCGCAGCTTTCATCTACAACCGTTTGGTTAGAGAACATTTCAAGAAACACGGTGTCTTCCCTCAACACCAGTCCAAGCCCACCAAGCCCAAGATCCTCCACTCCATTTCCCCCACCGG GAGGGACACGAGGCTCACTCTCACTGACGCAAGAACAAACAAAATTAAAGAAAAGAGGAGTGAGTAG
- the LOC106305662 gene encoding uncharacterized protein LOC106305662, producing MEVKEENPHERLKQKLSELEKVWTAMKEGKSSSAVSCITVEEALELVENSPRKLMISLQHDQAGSEVEMRSPYRRKLFHDSDDDDDETRTTRLSHSTCWSSNVTRAGDNNNNKINKKHEKKKNRGSIVSVCVIVILLCVLVVLINGFDQLSMNREIYNLVPT from the coding sequence ATGGAAGTAAAAGAGGAAAACCCACACGAGCGATTGAAGCAGAAGCTGAGTGAGCTTGAGAAAGTATGGACCGCAATGAAAGAAGGCAAAAGCTCATCTGCAGTTTCGTGTATCACTGTGGAAGAAGCTCTTGAGTTAGTGGAAAACTCTCCAAGGAAGCTGATGATCTCTCTTCAACACGATCAAGCTGGTTCAGAGGTAGAGATGAGATCACCCTATAGGAGAAAACTCTTTCACGACTCTGATGATGATGATGATGAGACTAGAACGACAAGGTTGTCTCATTCGACTTGTTGGTCTTCGAATGTGACGAGAGCTGGAGATAATAATAATAATAAGATTAACAAGAAGCATGAGAAGAAGAAGAATAGAGGAAGTATTGTCAGTGTTTGTGTAATTGTTATTTTGCTATGTGTTTTGGTTGTGTTGATCAACGGCTTTGATCAGCTCTCCATGAACAGAGAGATCTATAATTTGGTACCTACCTGA
- the LOC106301910 gene encoding glucuronoxylan 4-O-methyltransferase 1-like translates to MPPQLHQSPLRVLNPLLRFSPPSSPDTPKHQRESKITMPNFTVRKLIPLLIFVLSSLSVLRLLRISLKSSSSASGSLSSTTFRSSFSQQISANASYSALTENELKLLSDTVTSRSPCNVLVFGLAPQYLTLSSINTRGITVILEDEQSKTKAEVNPNNTRIYSLKYHQMEVKNAYKLLRHARANPACAALNTNTLHQGSSECKLKLRDLAQEVHDTRWDVIVVDGPRGDALEAPGRMGSIYTAAVLARQGSSNSTTDVFVHDVQRTVEKWLSWEFLCQENQVSAKGNFWKFRIKGRSNASRFCSPETALIRY, encoded by the coding sequence ATGCCTCCACAACTTCATCAGTCTCCACTTCGTGTTCTCAACCCTCTACTTAGATTCTCACCTCCTTCCTCCCCTGATACCCCAAAACACCAGAGGGAATCAAAGATCACGATGCCAAACTTCACAGTACGTAAACTCATACCTCTACTTATCTTCGTTCTCTCAAGCCTCTCTGTTCTTCGCCTCCTCCGTATCTCGTTAAAGTCTTCATCCTCTGCTTCTGGTTCCCTCTCTTCCACCACATTTCGGTCCTCATTCAGTCAGCAGATAAGTGCTAATGCGAGCTATAGCGCTCTCACAGAAAATGAACTCAAGCTCTTATCAGATACCGTTACTAGTAGATCACCTTGCAACGTCCTTGTTTTTGGGTTAGCACCTCAGTACCTCACTTTATCCTCAATCAACACCAGGGGCATTACCGTCATTCTAGAAGATGAACAATCAAAAACAAAAGCTGAAGTAAATCCCAACAACACAAGAATCTACAGCTTGAAGTACCATCAGATGGAAGTCAAGAACGCTTACAAACTTCTCCGACATGCCCGAGCTAACCCCGCATGTGCTGCACTAAATACGAATACTCTACATCAAGGCTCATCAGAATGCAAACTGAAACTGAGGGATTTGGCACAGGAAGTACACGATACCAGATGGGATGTGATAGTTGTTGATGGACCACGTGGAGATGCCTTAGAGGCGCCAGGTAGGATGGGGAGTATATACACTGCAGCTGTGTTAGCAAGACAAGGAAGTAGTAACTCAACAACAGATGTTTTTGTGCATGATGTGCAAAGGACTGTCGAGAAGTGGCTCTCCTGGGAATTCTTGTGCCAGGAGAATCAGGTTTCAGCTAAAGGAAACTTCTGGAAGTTTCGGATCAAGGGTCGATCAAATGCATCTAGGTTCTGCTCACCAGAAACAGCCTTGATCAGATATTAG